In a genomic window of Vigna angularis cultivar LongXiaoDou No.4 chromosome 6, ASM1680809v1, whole genome shotgun sequence:
- the LOC108343222 gene encoding uncharacterized protein LOC108343222 isoform X3 — protein sequence MGKGDDGRCIFSLTSLQIGDLQSYFADLSLFLANDSKKMYILVDNRPWLSDLGSRGIHIWQLMVTKSRLSPFAYSKARRERSEGKEVCPQSSSSNSKKLMRWFSLIEALVLSRKRVLLPVKNLRNSLQLSSELHRTLYGFIIFEVAWSSVRGINYYNELQTDTSLAIEAKLMKRWEFDSIAQAARCMSSWFSGTPSEQMLLKEHLDSASGGEIFYDASEDFSGVVSVDDDNEDNDNVCRNVTVEDMLGEIDDSLDYSQTSSCFSDDTAEVTQDDSVETTQDVADKATQYRDVLLLFRFDDHDLPFKLREVIISDLRLLTLLEAGLPSWVIFLQSYPVLCNLYRPWMCPLARLLYVLISFVTVLIGFYDLYKNVPVLKATASRICGPLFDWIETWEMVSRVKYLGTMLFLHNFQKAVRWFLAFSHATRSFFSVLVQPLVESLVEIFGFLLPSLKFLFDIAESIFSVIWLVVDTSFDIVGNVLELLFSPFWFVFNVVWSIATCILYPLFWVLWELLYAPVRLILMIFRFLPSTCLYIFNTLGKMWQFFSSIFQFAATSEATVTASEVSMWRTLWNDLFSQIFRALKSIVYGFVAFFTACNRHRLSIYNHVQEFIRRLYRACQRSRQDNSGDRGKNGLTLKLAEEKKNV from the exons ATGGGGAAAGGTGACGATGGACGCTGCATTTTTTCTCTTACGAGTTTGCAAATTGg AGACTTGCAATCTTATTTTGCAGATCTTAGCCTTTTCCTTGCAAATGATAgcaaaaaaatgtatattttggTTGACAATAGACCATGGTTGAGTGACCTTGGTTCACGGGGCATACACATTTGGCAATTAATGGTTACTAAG TCAAGGCTATCTCCCTTTGCATATTCCAAAGCTAGAAGAGAGAGGAGTGAAGGCAAGGAAGTTTGTCCTCAATCAAGCTCAAGCAATTCAAAGAAACTTATGAGATGGTTCTCATTGATTGAAGCATTGGTGTTATCAAGGAAGAGAGTTTTGTTGCCTGTGAAAAACTTAAGGAATTCTTTACAATTGAGCAGTGAGCTGCATAGAACCCTCTATGGTTTTATCATATTTGAAGTTGCATGGTCTAGTGTTCGTGGTATCAACTACTATAATGAGCTTCAG ACGGATACATCACTGGCTATAGAAGCTAAACTGATGAAAAGATGGGAATTTGATAGTATTGCTCAAGCTGCAAGGTGCATGTCTTCATGGTTCTCAGGAACCCCTTCTGAACAGATGCTTCTAAAAGAACACCTGGATTCTGCCTCAGGTG gggaaatattttatgatgCCAGTGAAGATTTTTCTGGTGTTGTATCTGTTGATGATGACAACGAGGACAATGATAATGTCTGCAGAAATGTCACTGTTGAAGATATGTTAG GTGAAATTGATGACTCATTGGATTATTCTCAGACCTCTAGCTGCTTTTCTGATGATACAGCTGAAGTCACTCAAGATGATTCAGTTGAAACCACTCAAGATGTTGCAGATAAAGCAACACAATATAGGGATGTTCTACTGTTATTTAGGTTTGATGATCACGACCTCCCATTTAAACTAAGGGAAGTCATTATATCTGATCTGCGATTGCTTACTTTGTTGGAGGCTGGTCTTCCATCTTGGGTCATCTTCCTTCAGTCATATCCAGTGTTATGCAATCTTTATCGTCCTTGGATGTGCCCACTTGCAAGacttttatatgttttgatatCATTTGTTACTGTTCTCATTGGATTCTATGATTTATACAAAAATGTTCCTGTTCTTAAGGCAACTGCATCTCGTATATGTGGGCCTCTTTTTGATTGGATTGAAACTTGGGAGATGGTTTCAAGGGTCAAATACTTAGGGACAATGCTGTTTCTACATAACTTCCAAAAGGCTGTTAGGTGGTTTCTTGCCTTTTCACATGCTACGAGGTCATTCTTTTCAGTTCTTGTTCAACCTCTTGTAGAATCACTGGTGGAGATTTTTGGATTTCTTCTCCCAAGCTTGAAGTTTTTGTTTGACATAGCTGAAAGCATCTTTTCTGTTATTTGGCTAGTAGTTGATACATCTTTTGATATAGTGGGAAATGTACTGGAGCTACTGTTTTCCCCTTTTTGGTTTGTCTTCAATGTTGTTTGGAGCATCG CTACATGTATCTTATATCCTTTATTTTGGGTTCTCTGGGAATTACTATATGCTCCTGTTCGTCTCATCCTGATGATATTCAGATTTTTGCCCTCAACATGTTTGTACATTTTCAATACACTTGGCAAGATGTGGCAGTTTTTTAGCAGCATTTTTCAGTTTGCAGCAACTTCTGAAGCTACAGTGACTGCCTCTGAAGTATCCATGTGGCGAACTCTTTGGAATGATCTTTTTTCCCAG aTTTTCCGTGCTCTCAAGAGCATAGTCTATGGGTTTGTTGCCTTCTTCACAGCCTGCAATAGGCATCGACTAAG
- the LOC108343222 gene encoding uncharacterized protein LOC108343222 isoform X1 produces MGKGDDGRCIFSLTSLQIGDLQSYFADLSLFLANDSKKMYILVDNRPWLSDLGSRGIHIWQLMVTKSRLSPFAYSKARRERSEGKEVCPQSSSSNSKKLMRWFSLIEALVLSRKRVLLPVKNLRNSLQLSSELHRTLYGFIIFEVAWSSVRGINYYNELQTDTSLAIEAKLMKRWEFDSIAQAARCMSSWFSGTPSEQMLLKEHLDSASGGEIFYDASEDFSGVVSVDDDNEDNDNVCRNVTVEDMLGTNVAVYSDDIEDTTDMLHTPPPSGPYKRRKLMNSFSAGVEADGYSAGEIDDSLDYSQTSSCFSDDTAEVTQDDSVETTQDVADKATQYRDVLLLFRFDDHDLPFKLREVIISDLRLLTLLEAGLPSWVIFLQSYPVLCNLYRPWMCPLARLLYVLISFVTVLIGFYDLYKNVPVLKATASRICGPLFDWIETWEMVSRVKYLGTMLFLHNFQKAVRWFLAFSHATRSFFSVLVQPLVESLVEIFGFLLPSLKFLFDIAESIFSVIWLVVDTSFDIVGNVLELLFSPFWFVFNVVWSIATCILYPLFWVLWELLYAPVRLILMIFRFLPSTCLYIFNTLGKMWQFFSSIFQFAATSEATVTASEVSMWRTLWNDLFSQIFRALKSIVYGFVAFFTACNRHRLSIYNHVQEFIRRLYRACQRSRQDNSGDRGKNGLTLKLAEEKKNV; encoded by the exons ATGGGGAAAGGTGACGATGGACGCTGCATTTTTTCTCTTACGAGTTTGCAAATTGg AGACTTGCAATCTTATTTTGCAGATCTTAGCCTTTTCCTTGCAAATGATAgcaaaaaaatgtatattttggTTGACAATAGACCATGGTTGAGTGACCTTGGTTCACGGGGCATACACATTTGGCAATTAATGGTTACTAAG TCAAGGCTATCTCCCTTTGCATATTCCAAAGCTAGAAGAGAGAGGAGTGAAGGCAAGGAAGTTTGTCCTCAATCAAGCTCAAGCAATTCAAAGAAACTTATGAGATGGTTCTCATTGATTGAAGCATTGGTGTTATCAAGGAAGAGAGTTTTGTTGCCTGTGAAAAACTTAAGGAATTCTTTACAATTGAGCAGTGAGCTGCATAGAACCCTCTATGGTTTTATCATATTTGAAGTTGCATGGTCTAGTGTTCGTGGTATCAACTACTATAATGAGCTTCAG ACGGATACATCACTGGCTATAGAAGCTAAACTGATGAAAAGATGGGAATTTGATAGTATTGCTCAAGCTGCAAGGTGCATGTCTTCATGGTTCTCAGGAACCCCTTCTGAACAGATGCTTCTAAAAGAACACCTGGATTCTGCCTCAGGTG gggaaatattttatgatgCCAGTGAAGATTTTTCTGGTGTTGTATCTGTTGATGATGACAACGAGGACAATGATAATGTCTGCAGAAATGTCACTGTTGAAGATATGTTAGGTACCAATGTTGCAGTATATTCTGATGATATAGAAGACACAACAGATATGTTACACACACCTCCTCCTTCTGGACCTTATAAGAGACGAAAATTAATGAATTCCTTTAGTGCTGGAGTTGAAGCTGATGGCTACTCTGCAGGTGAAATTGATGACTCATTGGATTATTCTCAGACCTCTAGCTGCTTTTCTGATGATACAGCTGAAGTCACTCAAGATGATTCAGTTGAAACCACTCAAGATGTTGCAGATAAAGCAACACAATATAGGGATGTTCTACTGTTATTTAGGTTTGATGATCACGACCTCCCATTTAAACTAAGGGAAGTCATTATATCTGATCTGCGATTGCTTACTTTGTTGGAGGCTGGTCTTCCATCTTGGGTCATCTTCCTTCAGTCATATCCAGTGTTATGCAATCTTTATCGTCCTTGGATGTGCCCACTTGCAAGacttttatatgttttgatatCATTTGTTACTGTTCTCATTGGATTCTATGATTTATACAAAAATGTTCCTGTTCTTAAGGCAACTGCATCTCGTATATGTGGGCCTCTTTTTGATTGGATTGAAACTTGGGAGATGGTTTCAAGGGTCAAATACTTAGGGACAATGCTGTTTCTACATAACTTCCAAAAGGCTGTTAGGTGGTTTCTTGCCTTTTCACATGCTACGAGGTCATTCTTTTCAGTTCTTGTTCAACCTCTTGTAGAATCACTGGTGGAGATTTTTGGATTTCTTCTCCCAAGCTTGAAGTTTTTGTTTGACATAGCTGAAAGCATCTTTTCTGTTATTTGGCTAGTAGTTGATACATCTTTTGATATAGTGGGAAATGTACTGGAGCTACTGTTTTCCCCTTTTTGGTTTGTCTTCAATGTTGTTTGGAGCATCG CTACATGTATCTTATATCCTTTATTTTGGGTTCTCTGGGAATTACTATATGCTCCTGTTCGTCTCATCCTGATGATATTCAGATTTTTGCCCTCAACATGTTTGTACATTTTCAATACACTTGGCAAGATGTGGCAGTTTTTTAGCAGCATTTTTCAGTTTGCAGCAACTTCTGAAGCTACAGTGACTGCCTCTGAAGTATCCATGTGGCGAACTCTTTGGAATGATCTTTTTTCCCAG aTTTTCCGTGCTCTCAAGAGCATAGTCTATGGGTTTGTTGCCTTCTTCACAGCCTGCAATAGGCATCGACTAAG
- the LOC108343222 gene encoding uncharacterized protein LOC108343222 isoform X4: MGKGDDGRCIFSLTSLQIGDLQSYFADLSLFLANDSKKMYILVDNRPWLSDLGSRGIHIWQLMVTKSRLSPFAYSKARRERSEGKEVCPQSSSSNSKKLMRWFSLIEALVLSRKRVLLPVKNLRNSLQLSSELHRTLYGFIIFEVAWSSVRGINYYNELQTDTSLAIEAKLMKRWEFDSIAQAARCMSSWFSGTPSEQMLLKEHLDSASGEIFYDASEDFSGVVSVDDDNEDNDNVCRNVTVEDMLGEIDDSLDYSQTSSCFSDDTAEVTQDDSVETTQDVADKATQYRDVLLLFRFDDHDLPFKLREVIISDLRLLTLLEAGLPSWVIFLQSYPVLCNLYRPWMCPLARLLYVLISFVTVLIGFYDLYKNVPVLKATASRICGPLFDWIETWEMVSRVKYLGTMLFLHNFQKAVRWFLAFSHATRSFFSVLVQPLVESLVEIFGFLLPSLKFLFDIAESIFSVIWLVVDTSFDIVGNVLELLFSPFWFVFNVVWSIATCILYPLFWVLWELLYAPVRLILMIFRFLPSTCLYIFNTLGKMWQFFSSIFQFAATSEATVTASEVSMWRTLWNDLFSQIFRALKSIVYGFVAFFTACNRHRLSIYNHVQEFIRRLYRACQRSRQDNSGDRGKNGLTLKLAEEKKNV; the protein is encoded by the exons ATGGGGAAAGGTGACGATGGACGCTGCATTTTTTCTCTTACGAGTTTGCAAATTGg AGACTTGCAATCTTATTTTGCAGATCTTAGCCTTTTCCTTGCAAATGATAgcaaaaaaatgtatattttggTTGACAATAGACCATGGTTGAGTGACCTTGGTTCACGGGGCATACACATTTGGCAATTAATGGTTACTAAG TCAAGGCTATCTCCCTTTGCATATTCCAAAGCTAGAAGAGAGAGGAGTGAAGGCAAGGAAGTTTGTCCTCAATCAAGCTCAAGCAATTCAAAGAAACTTATGAGATGGTTCTCATTGATTGAAGCATTGGTGTTATCAAGGAAGAGAGTTTTGTTGCCTGTGAAAAACTTAAGGAATTCTTTACAATTGAGCAGTGAGCTGCATAGAACCCTCTATGGTTTTATCATATTTGAAGTTGCATGGTCTAGTGTTCGTGGTATCAACTACTATAATGAGCTTCAG ACGGATACATCACTGGCTATAGAAGCTAAACTGATGAAAAGATGGGAATTTGATAGTATTGCTCAAGCTGCAAGGTGCATGTCTTCATGGTTCTCAGGAACCCCTTCTGAACAGATGCTTCTAAAAGAACACCTGGATTCTGCCTCAG gggaaatattttatgatgCCAGTGAAGATTTTTCTGGTGTTGTATCTGTTGATGATGACAACGAGGACAATGATAATGTCTGCAGAAATGTCACTGTTGAAGATATGTTAG GTGAAATTGATGACTCATTGGATTATTCTCAGACCTCTAGCTGCTTTTCTGATGATACAGCTGAAGTCACTCAAGATGATTCAGTTGAAACCACTCAAGATGTTGCAGATAAAGCAACACAATATAGGGATGTTCTACTGTTATTTAGGTTTGATGATCACGACCTCCCATTTAAACTAAGGGAAGTCATTATATCTGATCTGCGATTGCTTACTTTGTTGGAGGCTGGTCTTCCATCTTGGGTCATCTTCCTTCAGTCATATCCAGTGTTATGCAATCTTTATCGTCCTTGGATGTGCCCACTTGCAAGacttttatatgttttgatatCATTTGTTACTGTTCTCATTGGATTCTATGATTTATACAAAAATGTTCCTGTTCTTAAGGCAACTGCATCTCGTATATGTGGGCCTCTTTTTGATTGGATTGAAACTTGGGAGATGGTTTCAAGGGTCAAATACTTAGGGACAATGCTGTTTCTACATAACTTCCAAAAGGCTGTTAGGTGGTTTCTTGCCTTTTCACATGCTACGAGGTCATTCTTTTCAGTTCTTGTTCAACCTCTTGTAGAATCACTGGTGGAGATTTTTGGATTTCTTCTCCCAAGCTTGAAGTTTTTGTTTGACATAGCTGAAAGCATCTTTTCTGTTATTTGGCTAGTAGTTGATACATCTTTTGATATAGTGGGAAATGTACTGGAGCTACTGTTTTCCCCTTTTTGGTTTGTCTTCAATGTTGTTTGGAGCATCG CTACATGTATCTTATATCCTTTATTTTGGGTTCTCTGGGAATTACTATATGCTCCTGTTCGTCTCATCCTGATGATATTCAGATTTTTGCCCTCAACATGTTTGTACATTTTCAATACACTTGGCAAGATGTGGCAGTTTTTTAGCAGCATTTTTCAGTTTGCAGCAACTTCTGAAGCTACAGTGACTGCCTCTGAAGTATCCATGTGGCGAACTCTTTGGAATGATCTTTTTTCCCAG aTTTTCCGTGCTCTCAAGAGCATAGTCTATGGGTTTGTTGCCTTCTTCACAGCCTGCAATAGGCATCGACTAAG
- the LOC108343222 gene encoding uncharacterized protein LOC108343222 isoform X2, with translation MGKGDDGRCIFSLTSLQIGDLQSYFADLSLFLANDSKKMYILVDNRPWLSDLGSRGIHIWQLMVTKSRLSPFAYSKARRERSEGKEVCPQSSSSNSKKLMRWFSLIEALVLSRKRVLLPVKNLRNSLQLSSELHRTLYGFIIFEVAWSSVRGINYYNELQTDTSLAIEAKLMKRWEFDSIAQAARCMSSWFSGTPSEQMLLKEHLDSASGEIFYDASEDFSGVVSVDDDNEDNDNVCRNVTVEDMLGTNVAVYSDDIEDTTDMLHTPPPSGPYKRRKLMNSFSAGVEADGYSAGEIDDSLDYSQTSSCFSDDTAEVTQDDSVETTQDVADKATQYRDVLLLFRFDDHDLPFKLREVIISDLRLLTLLEAGLPSWVIFLQSYPVLCNLYRPWMCPLARLLYVLISFVTVLIGFYDLYKNVPVLKATASRICGPLFDWIETWEMVSRVKYLGTMLFLHNFQKAVRWFLAFSHATRSFFSVLVQPLVESLVEIFGFLLPSLKFLFDIAESIFSVIWLVVDTSFDIVGNVLELLFSPFWFVFNVVWSIATCILYPLFWVLWELLYAPVRLILMIFRFLPSTCLYIFNTLGKMWQFFSSIFQFAATSEATVTASEVSMWRTLWNDLFSQIFRALKSIVYGFVAFFTACNRHRLSIYNHVQEFIRRLYRACQRSRQDNSGDRGKNGLTLKLAEEKKNV, from the exons ATGGGGAAAGGTGACGATGGACGCTGCATTTTTTCTCTTACGAGTTTGCAAATTGg AGACTTGCAATCTTATTTTGCAGATCTTAGCCTTTTCCTTGCAAATGATAgcaaaaaaatgtatattttggTTGACAATAGACCATGGTTGAGTGACCTTGGTTCACGGGGCATACACATTTGGCAATTAATGGTTACTAAG TCAAGGCTATCTCCCTTTGCATATTCCAAAGCTAGAAGAGAGAGGAGTGAAGGCAAGGAAGTTTGTCCTCAATCAAGCTCAAGCAATTCAAAGAAACTTATGAGATGGTTCTCATTGATTGAAGCATTGGTGTTATCAAGGAAGAGAGTTTTGTTGCCTGTGAAAAACTTAAGGAATTCTTTACAATTGAGCAGTGAGCTGCATAGAACCCTCTATGGTTTTATCATATTTGAAGTTGCATGGTCTAGTGTTCGTGGTATCAACTACTATAATGAGCTTCAG ACGGATACATCACTGGCTATAGAAGCTAAACTGATGAAAAGATGGGAATTTGATAGTATTGCTCAAGCTGCAAGGTGCATGTCTTCATGGTTCTCAGGAACCCCTTCTGAACAGATGCTTCTAAAAGAACACCTGGATTCTGCCTCAG gggaaatattttatgatgCCAGTGAAGATTTTTCTGGTGTTGTATCTGTTGATGATGACAACGAGGACAATGATAATGTCTGCAGAAATGTCACTGTTGAAGATATGTTAGGTACCAATGTTGCAGTATATTCTGATGATATAGAAGACACAACAGATATGTTACACACACCTCCTCCTTCTGGACCTTATAAGAGACGAAAATTAATGAATTCCTTTAGTGCTGGAGTTGAAGCTGATGGCTACTCTGCAGGTGAAATTGATGACTCATTGGATTATTCTCAGACCTCTAGCTGCTTTTCTGATGATACAGCTGAAGTCACTCAAGATGATTCAGTTGAAACCACTCAAGATGTTGCAGATAAAGCAACACAATATAGGGATGTTCTACTGTTATTTAGGTTTGATGATCACGACCTCCCATTTAAACTAAGGGAAGTCATTATATCTGATCTGCGATTGCTTACTTTGTTGGAGGCTGGTCTTCCATCTTGGGTCATCTTCCTTCAGTCATATCCAGTGTTATGCAATCTTTATCGTCCTTGGATGTGCCCACTTGCAAGacttttatatgttttgatatCATTTGTTACTGTTCTCATTGGATTCTATGATTTATACAAAAATGTTCCTGTTCTTAAGGCAACTGCATCTCGTATATGTGGGCCTCTTTTTGATTGGATTGAAACTTGGGAGATGGTTTCAAGGGTCAAATACTTAGGGACAATGCTGTTTCTACATAACTTCCAAAAGGCTGTTAGGTGGTTTCTTGCCTTTTCACATGCTACGAGGTCATTCTTTTCAGTTCTTGTTCAACCTCTTGTAGAATCACTGGTGGAGATTTTTGGATTTCTTCTCCCAAGCTTGAAGTTTTTGTTTGACATAGCTGAAAGCATCTTTTCTGTTATTTGGCTAGTAGTTGATACATCTTTTGATATAGTGGGAAATGTACTGGAGCTACTGTTTTCCCCTTTTTGGTTTGTCTTCAATGTTGTTTGGAGCATCG CTACATGTATCTTATATCCTTTATTTTGGGTTCTCTGGGAATTACTATATGCTCCTGTTCGTCTCATCCTGATGATATTCAGATTTTTGCCCTCAACATGTTTGTACATTTTCAATACACTTGGCAAGATGTGGCAGTTTTTTAGCAGCATTTTTCAGTTTGCAGCAACTTCTGAAGCTACAGTGACTGCCTCTGAAGTATCCATGTGGCGAACTCTTTGGAATGATCTTTTTTCCCAG aTTTTCCGTGCTCTCAAGAGCATAGTCTATGGGTTTGTTGCCTTCTTCACAGCCTGCAATAGGCATCGACTAAG